The DNA sequence CGCGCCGCGTCTCGGGCGTCCGGTCGGTCACGAGCGCCGCAAGGCCGGGATAGAGGAACCCGTGCGCGCCGCCGGACATGAGCCCCGCGAGGAAGAGCACGGGCACGACGGGCGTCGCCGAGGTCTTCGTCACGAGGACGGCGATGAGCGCCAGGAGCGCGGTCGCCCCCGTCTGCGCGAACATGGACGGCACGATGACCGCGCGCCGGCCGTGGACGTCGGAGAGACGGCCGCCGAAGACGCGCACGCCGATCGCCGCCAGCGAGTACGCGGTGTAGAAGAGCGCGAGCGCGCGCACGCCGAGGTGCTCGGCGAAGGTCGGCAGGAACACGAAGATGGTGCCGGCGCCGAGGCCGAAGAAGAGCGTCACCGCCATGGAGAGCTGGAAGGCCTCGGCGAGCCCGCCCCGCTCCCAGAACCCGCGCACGGGCGGCGCCATCTCGCGCTGGCGCTCGCGGAGGCCCCAGACGAAGCTGCCGGCGACGACCATGACCCCGGCGGCCAGCAGGAACAGCGGGGGAAAGCCGTAGCGGCGGATCGTCCACTCGCCGAGGAGCGGGGCGACCGCGGTGCCCACGAGCCCGGCCACGCCGTAGATACCGAGCGCCCAGCCGCGCTGCGCGGGCGGGACGACGTCGATCACGTACGAGTAGTTCGCGACGAAGAAGCACGAGAAGCCGACGCCCTGCAGCGCGCGCACGCCGGCGAGGACCCAGATCGCGGGCGCCGCCGCCGCCAGGAGCGCCGCCGCGAGCGCGAGCCCGACGCCGAGCAGCATGAAGGGCCGGCGCCCGAACGCGTCCACCCACGGGCCGACGAGCGGCTGGCAGACGATGCCGACCGCGTTGTAGAGGCCCATGACGACGCCGACCTCGACTTCCGTTCCGCCGAGGTCCGTGATGTAGAGCGGCAGGAGGATGAAGCCGTTCATGCTCAGGAAGAAGAAAAAGTTGGTGACCGTCACGCGGACGAACGGATTGTCGGCTAGAATGGACGGCACAGACGATTATCGCATGGTGACGATAGACTCCTTGCTGCGCGGGTCCCTCGCGGACCGCGGCGGCGACCTCGTCCTCACCCTCGATCCCGCGTTCCAGGGCTTGCCCGACACCGCGCACGGGGGCTCGGTGCTCGCGGCGTTCGACGCTTTCGCCGGTCTCTTGGGACCGCGCGAGATCTCCGGCGCGTATCTCAGGCGCGTCCCCCTCGCCACACCCTTGAGACTCGCGCGCGGACGCGTTGACGGCGCGCACACGTTTGTCCTGTCCGAGGATGATGTGGTCCTCGTCGACGGCCGTGTCGCGCCTGCAGCGGCTGCGCAGGCCGGCGGCGGGCCAGGACCCCTTCGAGACCCGTTGCTTCTACGCGGCACCGGGCGCAACGCGCCGAGCAGATCCGGGGCGGGTTCGGTTGCTAGCGTGGTCGAGAAGGGGCCCCGGCCCGCCGCCGACACAGCGCATCCGCTGCCCATCTCGCGCACGTGCTTCGCGTGTGGAGTGGACAACCCGCTCGGAATGCGCGTGCAGCTCGAGTTCGACGATGCCGAGGTGCGCGGCGCGTGGCGACCCCGCGCGGCGTTTCAGACGTCGGACGGCGCGCTCGCGACCGCGGCGGTCACGACGCTGCTCGACGAGGCCGCGTTCTGGCTCGGCGCGCTCGCCACCGGCGAGTCGGGCATGACGACCGACCTCGCCGTCACGCTCCACGCGCGGCTGCCGTTCGGCGCCGCGCTCACGGTGCGGGGCGCCCGCGCCGCCGTCCGCCGGCGGCCCGACGACGGCCGCTACTGGGACACCGAGGTCGTCGCGGCGACCGAGGACGGCCGGCCCGTCGCCGCCGCCCGCATCACGTTCGTCGCCGTGCGCGGCGCCGCGCGGCGTCTGCTCGGTGGTCTCCTCGCGATGAACGACCCGGCCCTCCTGCGCCGGGTCTTTCCCTCGTACGTCCGCGCGGGCGCGTGACGCTTCGGAGCGCGCGCTGGCTCATGCTGCTCGTGCCGGCGTCGCTCTACGTGTTCTCCTGGCTCCATCGCGTCGCACCCGCCGTCGTCGCCACGGACCTCATGCGCGCGTTCTCCATCACCGCGGCCGCGCTCGGCAACCTGGCGGCCATCTATCCCTACGTCTTCGCCGCGATGGCGCTCGTCGCGGGGAGCCTCGCGGACACGCTCGGGCCGCGCTGGACGATCGCGCTCGGCGGCGCCACGATGGGCGGCGGCGCGCTCGTCTTCGGCTGGGCGCCCTCCTTCGACGTCGCGTTCGCCGGGCGGCTCCTCGTCGGCCTCGGCGCCTCGGTCCTGCTGATCGCGTGGCTCGCCCTCGCGTCGGCCTGGTTCCGTCCAGACGAGTTCGCGACGATCTCGGGCTTCACGCAGACGATCGGGAACGTGGGCGCGCTCGCCGCCGCCGCGCCGCTGGCGCTCCTGGTGGAGGCCGTCGGGTGGCGGCACACGTTCGTGATGATCGGCGCCGTGACGCTGGTGCTCGCCGCGGCGGCCGCCGGCCTGATCCGCGACCGGCCCGAGGCGCTGGGGCTGCCGCCCGTCAACCCCGGGGGCGCCGGACTCGCGGCGCCGACGCTCCGCGAGGTGATCCGCGGCGTCCCCGCGGTCGTCGCCAACCGGCGCACGTGGCCCCCGATCCTGGCCGCCGGGGGCGTCTACACGACGCAGATCACCTTCCTCGGCCTCTGGGGCGTGCCGTACCTCACACAGGTCCACGGCCTCGGCCGCGTGAACGCGGCGACCGTCGTCTCGATGCTCGCCGTCGGCATGGGCGTCGGCTCGCCGCTCGCTGGCCGGCTCTCCGACCGCTGGCTCGGGCGCCGGCGTCTGCCGATGCTCGTCTTCGCCGCGATCTACGCGCTTTGCTGGGTGCCGCTCGCGCTCCCCACGGCGATCCGCGTGCCCACCGCGCTCCTGGCGCCGTTCTTCCTGCTGATGGGCCTCGCCTCCTCCGGCCTCGTCCTCGTCTGGAGCTGCGTGCGCGAGGTGAACAACCCGGCGCTCGTCGGCATCGCCGTCGGCTTCTGCAACCTTCCCATCTTCCTCGGCTTCGCGCTGCTCCAGTGGGCCACCGGCGTGATCCTGGATGCGAAGTGGACGGGACTCATGGCGGACGGCGCGCGGCTCTACCCCGCCGC is a window from the Candidatus Methylomirabilota bacterium genome containing:
- a CDS encoding MFS transporter, translated to MPSILADNPFVRVTVTNFFFFLSMNGFILLPLYITDLGGTEVEVGVVMGLYNAVGIVCQPLVGPWVDAFGRRPFMLLGVGLALAAALLAAAAPAIWVLAGVRALQGVGFSCFFVANYSYVIDVVPPAQRGWALGIYGVAGLVGTAVAPLLGEWTIRRYGFPPLFLLAAGVMVVAGSFVWGLRERQREMAPPVRGFWERGGLAEAFQLSMAVTLFFGLGAGTIFVFLPTFAEHLGVRALALFYTAYSLAAIGVRVFGGRLSDVHGRRAVIVPSMFAQTGATALLALIAVLVTKTSATPVVPVLFLAGLMSGGAHGFLYPGLAALVTDRTPETRRAVVVGIFSAVFLAGQTTGAFVFGYVTHAVGYAVMWTALTALLAAGSALSLKLERKIG
- a CDS encoding MFS transporter; this encodes MTLRSARWLMLLVPASLYVFSWLHRVAPAVVATDLMRAFSITAAALGNLAAIYPYVFAAMALVAGSLADTLGPRWTIALGGATMGGGALVFGWAPSFDVAFAGRLLVGLGASVLLIAWLALASAWFRPDEFATISGFTQTIGNVGALAAAAPLALLVEAVGWRHTFVMIGAVTLVLAAAAAGLIRDRPEALGLPPVNPGGAGLAAPTLREVIRGVPAVVANRRTWPPILAAGGVYTTQITFLGLWGVPYLTQVHGLGRVNAATVVSMLAVGMGVGSPLAGRLSDRWLGRRRLPMLVFAAIYALCWVPLALPTAIRVPTALLAPFFLLMGLASSGLVLVWSCVREVNNPALVGIAVGFCNLPIFLGFALLQWATGVILDAKWTGLMADGARLYPAAAFQAAFGVCLALAAGGAVAAALVTETRCRNVWRPTDRL